A single window of Sphingobacteriales bacterium DNA harbors:
- a CDS encoding sigma-70 family RNA polymerase sigma factor has translation MKQIKITSKITSRDSQSIEKYLSEISKLPLLTEEQEVILAKKVREGDEQAMEQLIKANLRFVVSVAKQYQNQGISLNDLINEGNIGLIKAATKFDETKGFKFISYAVWWIRQSILQALIEQPRIVRLPMNKATIYNKIVNATQSFEQEHQREPSNDELAEILEMKPEELATLRATLMFHFSVDTPIGDDDETTSLDLMQSNDDNQPDKNLLDFSLTDELEHSLQILSDREKEIIRYYFGMNDFNQAYSLDEIGTKLNLTRERVRQVKDKALKKIRRNKNTKELRSFFD, from the coding sequence ATGAAGCAAATAAAAATTACATCAAAAATTACATCGCGCGATAGCCAATCTATAGAAAAGTATTTATCAGAAATATCAAAACTTCCATTATTAACGGAAGAGCAAGAAGTAATATTAGCAAAAAAAGTTAGAGAAGGAGATGAGCAAGCTATGGAGCAATTAATAAAAGCAAATCTAAGATTTGTTGTTTCTGTAGCAAAACAATACCAAAACCAAGGTATTTCATTAAACGATTTAATAAACGAAGGAAATATAGGCTTAATAAAAGCTGCCACAAAATTTGATGAAACAAAAGGATTCAAATTTATTTCTTATGCAGTATGGTGGATACGTCAATCTATTTTACAAGCGTTAATTGAACAACCACGTATAGTTCGCCTACCAATGAATAAAGCAACTATCTACAATAAAATTGTTAATGCTACTCAATCTTTTGAACAAGAACATCAGCGAGAACCATCAAACGATGAATTGGCAGAAATTCTAGAAATGAAACCAGAAGAACTAGCTACACTAAGAGCAACATTAATGTTTCATTTCTCAGTAGATACACCAATCGGAGATGATGACGAAACGACTAGCTTAGATTTAATGCAATCTAATGATGATAATCAACCAGATAAAAATCTATTGGATTTCTCTCTCACAGATGAATTAGAACACTCTTTACAAATACTATCAGATAGAGAAAAAGAAATTATCAGATACTATTTCGGAATGAATGACTTTAATCAAGCATATAGTTTAGATGAGATAGGCACAAAATTAAATCTTACGAGAGAAAGAGTAAGACAAGTAAAAGACAAAGCACTGAAAAAAATCAGAAGAAATAAAAATACCAAAGAACTAAGATCCTTTTTTGATTAG